The window CTGGATGATGTCCAGATCGGCTCTCATGGCGTCCTCACAGCGTTATACGGTTCATGTAGTTGCCGAACGCCTGCAGGTAGCGCGGGATCGGGATCAGAAAGGCGTCGTGACCCTGGGGCGCGTCGATTTCCAGGTAGCAGACGTCCTTGCGGGCAGCCATCAGCGCGTCCACCAGCTCCCGTGAGCGGGCCGGGGAGAAGCGCCAGTCGGTGGTGAACGACATCACGCAGAACCTGGCGGTGGCGCCTGCAAAGGTTTTTGCCAGGTCATCGTCGAAGTTCGCCGCCGGATCGAAGTAGTCCAGGGCTTTCGTCATCAACAGGTAGGTGTTGGCATCGAAGCGTCCGGAGAATTCTTCGCCCTGGTAGCGCAGGTAGCTTTCCACCTGGAATTCGACGCTGTGGAAGTCGTAGTTGAGCTTTTCGCTCTTGAGACCGCGGCCGAATTTCTCGCCCATGGAATCATCGGACAGGTAGGTGATATGCCCGACCATCCGCGCCAGCATCAGCCCGCGCTTGGGAATCACGCCGTGTTCCTGGAACGAGCCGCCGTGGAATTCCGGATCGGTGAGGATCGCCTGGCGCGCCACTTCGTTGAAGGCGATGTTCTGCG is drawn from Pseudomonas rhizophila and contains these coding sequences:
- the metX gene encoding homoserine O-succinyltransferase MetX; translation: MPAAFPPDSVGLVTPQMAHFSEPLALACGRSLPAYDLIFETYGTLNATASNAVLICHALSGHHHAAGYHSVDDRKPGWWDSCIGPGKPIDTNKFFVVSLNNLGGCNGSTGPSSVNPDTGKPFGADFPVLTVEDWVHSQARLADRLGIAQWAAVIGGSLGGMQALQWTITYPDRVRHCLAIASAPKLSAQNIAFNEVARQAILTDPEFHGGSFQEHGVIPKRGLMLARMVGHITYLSDDSMGEKFGRGLKSEKLNYDFHSVEFQVESYLRYQGEEFSGRFDANTYLLMTKALDYFDPAANFDDDLAKTFAGATARFCVMSFTTDWRFSPARSRELVDALMAARKDVCYLEIDAPQGHDAFLIPIPRYLQAFGNYMNRITL